The Oikeobacillus pervagus sequence GGGATGTTCAGTTGAAGGGAAGGGAGCTTCAAGGGATTCATTTCGCGATGGACTTCCTTCATAGCAATACGAAAAGTTTACTAGATTCCAATTTTACAGATGGTCGATTTATCTCAGCACAAGGAAAAGATGTCATTGTCATTGGGGGAGGAGATACAGCTAGTGACTGTATATCAACGGCCCTAAGACAGAATTGCAAAAGTTTAGTACAGTTTGATATTTATCCCGAACGTCCCAAGATGAGAACGGGTGAAAATCCTTGGCCACAATATCCAATCATTCACAAGATGGATACCGCACAGGAAGAAGCCAGCTATTCATTTGGAAAAGATCCGCGCTCCTATTCTACTTCTGCGGTTGAATTTTTAGGAAATGAACAAGGGGCCGTCAGCGGGATCATGAGCAGGGAGTTGCGAATTTTGAAAAATGAACGAGGAGAGAAAAAGAAAGAGGAAGTCCCTTTGACAGAGAAAATTTGGCCGACTCAACTTGTATTGTTAGCCATCGGCTTTGAAGGTCCAGAAACACCCCTTGTTCAACATTTACAGGAAAATCCAAATGAAAAATACGCAACAAATGAAGAAGGGATTTTTATAGCGGGGGATGCTCGTCGGGGACAAAGTTTAATTGTTTGGGCGATCCAAGAAGGGAAAGAAGTGGCAGATCAATGTGATCGATATCTTCAAAACAAACAATCAGTTTAACACTTGTAAGGGGGAACTAGAGATTGTCAACATCAACAGATTATATTCAAAAGTTGTTTGCAGACCGGATAGGTGGTGAACAATTCGGATTAACGAATGAAGTCTATAAATTTGAAAAAATCAAAAGGGTAAAAAGGGAGGCTATCCGTCAAAATCCTCATATCGAGTTTATTGATTTAGGAGTTGGAGAACCGGATGAAATGGCCGATCAAGCAGTCGTTCGAAAATTGGCAGACGAGGCAATGAAAAGGGAGAACCGCTTTTATGCGGATAATGGGATTCCTGATTTTAAACAGGCTGCCGCCACCTATATGCAAAACGTGTTTGGGGTAGATCATTTAAATCCGGAAACAGAAATTAACCATGTGATTGGTTCAAAATCGGCATTGGCTATGCTTCCCGCTGCATTTATCAATCCTTTTGATATTACGCTTATGCCAACTCCTTGCTATCCCATTTTGGCAACACATACGAAATATTACGGAGGAGAAGTCGTTTATCTCCCACTATTAGAGGAAAATGGTTTTCTGCCTCAGCTTGATTTGTTAAGTGAAGGGGTTTTGAAAAAAACAAAGCTACTCTATTTAAATTACCCGAATAATCCGACGGGAGCGACGGCGACCCGAGAATTCTTTGAAGAGGTAGTCCAATTTGCCAAGAAAAATGAACTGATTGTTGTCCATGATGCAGCCTATGCCGCCTTGGTATTTGATGGGGAGAGACCTCTTAGTTTCCTCTCGATCCCAGGAGCAAAAGAAGTAGGGGTGGAGCTTCATTCTTTATCAAAGTCGTTCAATATGACAGGATGGCGAATTGGATTTATTGCGGGGAATGAGAAATTGGTCAAAGCATTTGCCACGGTAAAAGACAATATGGACTCAGGACAATTTATCGCGATTCAAAAAGCGGCGGCGTATGCTTTACATCACCCTGAAATGACGGAGAAAATTGCTGAAAAGTATTCACGACGGCATCACTTACTCGCAGAAGCATTACGAGAATGTGGCTTTCAAGCCAAAAAACCAAAAGGGTCCTTCTTTCTATATACAAAAGTTCCAAAGGCCATTGCAGGAGGACCTATTTTTCAAACAGCTGAGGAGTTTAGCCAGTATTTACTCCGTGAACATTTAATCTCAAGCGTTCCTTGGGATGAAACCGGCCATGAAGTACGCTTTTCCGTCACCTTCCAAGCAAACGGGGAGGAAGAAGAACGGCGAGTAATAGGAGAAATAAAAGCAAGACTGAAAAAAGTACCATTCATTTTTGAAGAGGGGGAGTAAGATGGATTTTGTAAAAATGCATGGTCTTGGGAACTCATATATTCTTTTCAATTTATTAGAGTCTACGGACGAAATGGGGGACTTTTCCTACCTTTCGAAAAAGGTTTCCGATGTGAATTTTGGAATTGGATCAGATGGCATCCTTTTAATTTGCCCTTCCAAAATAGCCGATTTCAAAATGCGGATTTTTAACATTGATGGTTCAGAAGGAAAAAATTGTGGCAATGGCTTACGATGTGTGGCGAAATATCTATTTGACCATCTATACACAACATCTCCTCGTTTCACAATTGAAACATTAGGCGGAGTCGTCCGTGTAGAAGTAGAAATAGACGAACATGAATTAGTGGAATTCGTCACAGTGGATATGGGAGAACCGCAATGGATCAAAATGTCCATTCCGATGATCGGGGATCCTTTTCTCCCGGCGATTGCTGAACCTTTTTCAATTGGGGATGAGGAATTTGAAATGACATGTGTTTCAATGGGAAACCCCCATGCTATTCTCTTTGTTGACAATGTAGATGATGTTCCATTAGAAAAAATCGGTCCTGAAATTGAATATTCCCCTCTCTTTCCTGAAAGAGTGAATGTCGGAATTGTAGAAATCCAAAATCAAAGGGAATTCAAATATCGCGTATGGGAAAGAGGATCAGGTCTTACGATGGCATGTGGAACTGGAGCATGTGCGGCAGTTGTCGCCGCCACACTTACGAATCGAATAGAAAAGCATCAACAAACAACGGTTCATCTTCCTGGAGGAGATTTAACGATAAGTTGGGATCAACAAAATCATGTTTGGAAAAGAGGAGCCGCTGCTTATATTTGTACAGGGAAATTGCAAATGGAGGGGGATCTCCCGCGCTCTAGGGCAATTTGACCATATTGATTTCCATTTTATTACAAACTGGAGGTAATGAGGATGACAAACAACACAAAAATTGAGCAAATTTTTCAAATGGTAAAGGAACAAGATGTCCGTTATATTCGTTTACAGTTTACAGATTTATTTGGAACGATTAAAAATGTGGAAATTCCTGTGAGCCAGTTATCAAAAGCACTTGATAATAAAATGATGTTTGATGGCTCTTCCATCGAGGGCTTCGTTCGGATCGAGGAATCCGATATGTATTTATATCCTGATTTGGACACGTTCGTCATTTTTCCTTGGACAGCTGAAAAAGGGAAAGTAGCCCGTTTTATTTGTGATATTTATCATCCAGATGGAACGCCATTTGAAGGGGATCCGCGCAATAATTTAAAAAGGATGTTAAAGGAAATGCAACAATTAGGGTTCACAGATTTTAATGTCGGCCCTGAACCTGAATTTTTCTTATTCAAGTTAGATGAAAAAGGAGAACCTACTTTAGAGTTAAATGATCATGGGGGCTATTTTGACTTAGCGCCAACCGATCTTGGGGAAAATTGCCGAAGAGATATTGTCTTAGAACTAGAAGAAATGGGATTCGATATTGAAGCTTCCCATCATGAAGTGGCCCCTGGTCAACATGAAATTGATTTCAAGTATCAAAACGCATTAAAAGCTTGCGATGATATCCAAACATTTAAACTCGTCGTCAAAACGATCGCGCGAAAACATGGTCTTCATGCTACCTTTATGCCAAAGCCATTATTTGGAGTGAACGGGTCTGGAATGCATTGTAATTTATCATTATTTAAAAATGGAGAAAATGTCTTTTATGATCCAAATGGCACGTTGGAAATAAGTGATGTGGCGAGACAATTTATCGCAGGGGTTTTAAAACATGTGCCGAATTTTACCGCGATCACCAATCCAACCGTCAATTCTTATAAGCGATTAGTTCCCGGGTATGAGGCCCCATGCTATGTCGCTTGGTCAGCTAAAAATAGAAGTCCACTCATTCGAATTCCAGCTTCACGTGGGTTAAGTACTCGTGTAGAAGTTAGAAGTGTGGATCCATCAGCGAATCCGTATTTAGCGATGGCTGTTCAACTCGCCGCAGGATTAGATGGCATCAAAAATAATCTAACACCGCCAGAACCTGTGAACCGCAATATATATGTAATGACAAAAGAAGAGCGAATGGAAAGTGGCATTATGGATTTACCAGCGAATATGGCGGAAGCTCTAGAAAATTTAAAAAGCGATGAAGTGATCATCCATGCATTAGGAAGTCATTTATTCGAACATTTCGTTGAAGCCAAGCAAATTGAATGGGACCTGTTCCGCACACAAGTTCACCCTTGGGAACGTGAACAATATCTGTCACTTTACTAATCGTTCGTTACAAGTCAAGGAAAGAGTGAATAGGAAGTGGAAAAAGGAATAGTGGGGGGATTTTCTCCCCCCCATATAAAAAATGAGGGTCTTATCATTTCTTTTATCATGATCAGGGGGAATGTTGAATGGATGAATTGTATCTATTAAATAGTATATGGATTCTTTTAGGAGCCATTTTGGTGATTTTCATGCAAGGTGGTTTTATTCTACTTGAAGCAGGTTCAACCCGAATGAAAAATGCCGGGCATATCGCAGGAAAGACGCTGTTTACCTTTAGCATTGCATCCATTATGTTTTGGGCTGTTGGATATGGATTGATTTTTGGAAAGAATCCTAATTTCTTTGTAGGATGGTCAGACTTTTTCTATTCCGGTCAAGAAATAGATGGGGCTAATTATTCTGGAGCCACTTTCTTTTTATTTCAATTAGCATTCGCAGGCATTTCGCTCACCATTGCCTTTGGAGGGTTTGCAGAGCGTGCCAAACTTTCCGTGTATTTAGTATTTGCCCTTTTGTTTTCAAGCTTGGTTTACCCCATTGTCGCTCATTGGATTTGGGGGGGAGGCTGGTTAGCCGAGCATGGAAAACAAGATTTTGCCGGTTCTACTGTCGTGCATTTGACAGGAGCCATGGCTGCATTTGCTGGCTCGATTCTTTTGAAACCTAGAATTGGAAAATATCAAAATGATGGCAAAGCCAATGATCTACGTGGTCATAATCAAGTCTATACAGCATTAGGTGTCATTATCCTCTGGTTTGGGTGGTTCGGTTTTAACGCAGGGAGTACATTAAGTGTAGATGATGGATTTTTCGGGTTTGTGGCGCTGAATACAAACTTAGCGGCTGCAGCGGGGGCCATTAGCGCTTTATTAATCTCATGGGTTGCGCTAGGAAAGGCCGATATTCCCACAATCATGAACGGGGCACTTGCAGGACTTGTCGCCATAACCGCATCATGTGCCTTCGTTGAAACATGGGCAGCTGTTGTCATCGGGTTGATCGCAGGCGTACTGGTTTTCTATAGTGTAAAATTTTTCGAAAAATGCAAAATTGATGACCCAATCTATGCTTTATCTGTTCATGGGGTTGCTGGGATCTTTGGAACTTTATCCACAGGGTTTTTCGCAACGCCAGAATTAGCGACGGTAGGGAAGCCAGGGTTATTTTATGGCGGAGGATTCACCCAACTAGGGGTTCAAGCAATGGGCGTAATCGTTTGTGCACTATATGCCTTCTCCGTTTCATTTGTCCTTTTATACATGATGAAAAAAGTAATGAATGGCCTTCGTGTAACAGAAGAAGAAGAATTAATGGGACTTGATTTAAGTGAACATGGCAGCTATGGATATCCGGAAGCTTTTACAACAAGCGAACCCGTACGACCTATAGGGCAAGAAGTTCGACCAAGTTCAAAACACGTTTTCCATGAATGAAACAAAAGCTGATACTGAAGAATCACTTTTCCTAATACAATATAGTGAAGGGGTGAG is a genomic window containing:
- a CDS encoding LL-diaminopimelate aminotransferase, with the translated sequence MSTSTDYIQKLFADRIGGEQFGLTNEVYKFEKIKRVKREAIRQNPHIEFIDLGVGEPDEMADQAVVRKLADEAMKRENRFYADNGIPDFKQAAATYMQNVFGVDHLNPETEINHVIGSKSALAMLPAAFINPFDITLMPTPCYPILATHTKYYGGEVVYLPLLEENGFLPQLDLLSEGVLKKTKLLYLNYPNNPTGATATREFFEEVVQFAKKNELIVVHDAAYAALVFDGERPLSFLSIPGAKEVGVELHSLSKSFNMTGWRIGFIAGNEKLVKAFATVKDNMDSGQFIAIQKAAAYALHHPEMTEKIAEKYSRRHHLLAEALRECGFQAKKPKGSFFLYTKVPKAIAGGPIFQTAEEFSQYLLREHLISSVPWDETGHEVRFSVTFQANGEEEERRVIGEIKARLKKVPFIFEEGE
- the glnA gene encoding type I glutamate--ammonia ligase gives rise to the protein MTNNTKIEQIFQMVKEQDVRYIRLQFTDLFGTIKNVEIPVSQLSKALDNKMMFDGSSIEGFVRIEESDMYLYPDLDTFVIFPWTAEKGKVARFICDIYHPDGTPFEGDPRNNLKRMLKEMQQLGFTDFNVGPEPEFFLFKLDEKGEPTLELNDHGGYFDLAPTDLGENCRRDIVLELEEMGFDIEASHHEVAPGQHEIDFKYQNALKACDDIQTFKLVVKTIARKHGLHATFMPKPLFGVNGSGMHCNLSLFKNGENVFYDPNGTLEISDVARQFIAGVLKHVPNFTAITNPTVNSYKRLVPGYEAPCYVAWSAKNRSPLIRIPASRGLSTRVEVRSVDPSANPYLAMAVQLAAGLDGIKNNLTPPEPVNRNIYVMTKEERMESGIMDLPANMAEALENLKSDEVIIHALGSHLFEHFVEAKQIEWDLFRTQVHPWEREQYLSLY
- a CDS encoding ammonium transporter; translated protein: MDELYLLNSIWILLGAILVIFMQGGFILLEAGSTRMKNAGHIAGKTLFTFSIASIMFWAVGYGLIFGKNPNFFVGWSDFFYSGQEIDGANYSGATFFLFQLAFAGISLTIAFGGFAERAKLSVYLVFALLFSSLVYPIVAHWIWGGGWLAEHGKQDFAGSTVVHLTGAMAAFAGSILLKPRIGKYQNDGKANDLRGHNQVYTALGVIILWFGWFGFNAGSTLSVDDGFFGFVALNTNLAAAAGAISALLISWVALGKADIPTIMNGALAGLVAITASCAFVETWAAVVIGLIAGVLVFYSVKFFEKCKIDDPIYALSVHGVAGIFGTLSTGFFATPELATVGKPGLFYGGGFTQLGVQAMGVIVCALYAFSVSFVLLYMMKKVMNGLRVTEEEELMGLDLSEHGSYGYPEAFTTSEPVRPIGQEVRPSSKHVFHE
- the dapF gene encoding diaminopimelate epimerase, giving the protein MDFVKMHGLGNSYILFNLLESTDEMGDFSYLSKKVSDVNFGIGSDGILLICPSKIADFKMRIFNIDGSEGKNCGNGLRCVAKYLFDHLYTTSPRFTIETLGGVVRVEVEIDEHELVEFVTVDMGEPQWIKMSIPMIGDPFLPAIAEPFSIGDEEFEMTCVSMGNPHAILFVDNVDDVPLEKIGPEIEYSPLFPERVNVGIVEIQNQREFKYRVWERGSGLTMACGTGACAAVVAATLTNRIEKHQQTTVHLPGGDLTISWDQQNHVWKRGAAAYICTGKLQMEGDLPRSRAI